CTTCTTCATCATATGGTTCACAGAGGAGTCACAGTTTACTGCATTTGAGTTGCATGCACCGAACCTCTGGGATATAGAATTTTAGACACATTAAATTTAGGGTGTTCATATTACAGATGAGTGAAGTAAGATCCAGAAAAAGGAACTGAATTCTCCAAAATCACAAAACAAGCTAGCAAGCTTGAGACTAGAACCCTTATCACTTGATGTTCTGTGTCCTTCCACAGCACAATGCAGAGGATACTGCGTTTGCTCCATGAACCACATTGGCTCCACGCACCAACTCAGCTCTGTGGGCTGCAGTGGTTCTGCTTACCATTGGTTTTATAGTCAATGTTCTTTACAGATATTTATGTTTATCTATCCATTTGACTGCCTACATTACCTTGGTCCTCTTCTGTGTCTATCAACCATGTCACTCACAGTCCCCATGTTTCATGTTGGTTATACATGTATTTTATTGGTTCCAGTCCCATTTTGGTGGGTTATGTTATCATTCCCAGTAATTGCTTCTCTCACTGTGGAGGGTTTTACACTTGTCCCCATTGCCAAATAATTTACATTACTTTTCTGTGTGAAGAAAATGCTACCTGCCTTTTTGCCAACAGACTTGATCATTTCATCTGCTCTGGCcagtgagacttgaataaagagaTGTGTTTCACATCTGGGCTGAAGCCTTAAGAGTCATCATAtatttcaacctttgtttcttctGGCATAAGAATGGCATGTTCCAGATAGGGCTTCTTCCCTCTGGGTGGATCCGAGAATTCAATGGCAGAGATTATAGTTCACTTATAACTCACATAAAACATGAACAGTAAATGAACATTTGTGAGCCACTAAGATTAGAGAATTGACACGGTACCAAAATATAGCAAGTTGATCAAGACAGCCATGTTGGTTCCATGTACCACAGTTGTTCCACTGAAGAAATACTTTATTGGATCAAATGCACAACGTTGGTTACATCTTTATAGATGTTGTCCCTTTCCTCATCAATAGACATTGTACCTCAGGGACATCCTTGTCTCCAGTTCACTGGGCCACACTGCTCCACCCCATCACTTTGAGAAAAGCCCCTTTGATGTCCTTGTTCCTCAGACTGTAGACCACAGGGTTGAGCAGGGCAGTGAAGACATTGTAAAAGAGAGAGATCTGCTTGTCTCGCTCAGGGGAATAGTTAGAGTTGGGCCTCATGTAGATATAAGTGGCTGGAGCATAGAAGAGTGAGACCACAGTGAGGTGGGAAGCACAGGTGGAGAAAGCCTTGCAGCGGCCCTTTGTGGACTTGATCTTGAGAATGGCCTGGGCAATACGAACATAGGAGGCAGAAATGAGAGAAAGTGGGGCAACAGCCAAGAAGACACTTATCACCAGGTCCACGATCTCAATGAGGTGGGTATCCACGCAAGCCAAGCTTCTTACTGAGGGGCCTTCACAGAAGTAGTGGTTGACCATATTAGGCCCACAGTACGGCAGCTGCATAGTCAAGGAAGTATGGATCAGTGAGAGGAAGAAACCGCAGGCCCCTGTTGCAGATGCCAGCCGTGTGCACAGGCTCCAGTTGAGGATGACTGTATAACGCAGTGGGTAACAGATGGCTATGTATCGGTCATAAGCCATGACTACAAATAAAATGCACTCAGTCAGGCTCATGGTGCTAAACATGTACATCTGCAGCCAACAGCCAGCAAAGGAGATGGTCTGAGAATGAGCGAGAAGATGCACCAACATCTGGGGCACAGTGGTGGTGACGTAGCCCGTGTCCAGCAGGGAGAGGATAcagaggaagaagtacatgggaGTGTGAAGACGCATGTCCAGGCAGATCAGGGTGACAATGAGCCCATTGCCCAGGACTGAGCTCAGGTAGAGCAGAAGGAAGACAATGAAGAGGATCCTGTTGGACGTGGGATCTCGGGAGAAGCCAAGCAGGATGAATTCAGACACCCAAGTTTGGTTCTCCACTGGAGGCATCCACATGGTGGGGACTACAAGAGAATTTCACTCATTTAAAAGTTATCAAAAGTGTGGTAGTCTAGGAAAAGTACCTGCCCTGGAGACAGATAGGCTAGGATTAAAATTCTGGCCCCGCTACTCATCTGCTttcttgagcaagttatttaacacttctgagcctcagtctcctcatctgtaaaatatgacTAATGCTAATTTCTCAGCATTTTCATAAAGAGTAGAGGCAGTGTATTTGAACCATGTAGCCTTTAAACAATGAACAGTAAACTGTTCATATATTATCTCTTCAGTCTAACTTCACAATCTACAGAGGGCAAACTGGTCACTCACATGTCTAGCAATAATCATTTGACATCACATCAGTTACAGACCCTAAACCTTTAGAAGTGGAAGTTCCTGTCTGCCATAGAGACCCTTTGTCTGGAAGTGCTACAAGCACTCTCCTTACcttataaatttcttctttgccAGTTGACAATGGGAAGTTTTGTCAAAAGATAGAACTAGGTGAACTCTGTGATGTGATAGCAGGAGGGAGTTACTTCAAACAGAAAATACTTAAgttaaatagaaaagaagaggaaagatggTAAATGTGAACTTTAGTATGTAGTTGATTGTTTTAAATGCAAAaagtgtaaatattttaataaaagcacATTTTCAAACCGCTTTAAAAATCTgacatattttttacattaaacacaccttatcattttgcaatatataaatatatcaaatctaCATGTTATACCTTAAACTGACACAATGTGGTGTTTCAATAAAGGTGAGACAAACGAAACAGTCCTTAATATAAGGACATAAACACactaggaagaaagaaggaaggaattttGCCAAAGAAATACTAACTAAAAGAAACATGTTGTAATTtcataaaaaatttgtaaaaattgatcaggcctgaccaggagtggtgcagtggatagagtgttggactgagatgtggaaggacccaggttcgagacctcaaagttgtcagcttgagcgcgggctcatctggcttgagcaaaaagctcaccaacttggacccaaggtcgctgactcgagcaaggggttactcggtctgctgaaggtccgcagtcaaggcatatatgagaaagcaatcagtgaacaactaaggtgttgcaccaaaaaactgatgattaatgcttctcatctctctccgttcctgtcggtctgtccctatctatccctctctctgactgtctctgtaaaaacaaacaaacaacaaaaaactgataggATTTTGCATCATAAATGTAAGctcaaaaaaagttaaagaacagTCTCTGGCAgtttgtctcagcggtagagcactggcctacaTGTGGTTGTCCAGGGtccaatttctggtcagggcacacaggagaagcgaccatctgcttctccacccccctccacctctctctctctctctctctctctctctctctctctatctcttctcctgcagctatggcttggttagagcaagttggccctgggcactgaggatggctccatggcctcacttcatgaactaaaatagctccattgctgagcacaGAGCAACGGGCAAAGCATCATCAGATAGAGGGCTTGCCTGGTGGGTTTCAGTCAgagtgcattcaggagtctgtctctccgcttctcctcttctcacttaaaggaaataaacaaacaaaaaacaaatttaaagaataGAAATCATTTAAACTATATTGTCTGATTTCCATAAAATTGgtagaaatcaatttaaaatagatataagaAAGAAGTACCCAACACCTTTGAAATTAACATACACTATTAAATAATGAAGTGgacaaagaaaaatcaaaatgaaaaatgctATATATGAACTAAATTATGATGAAAATAAAGCATTATCAGTGCTTAAAGGAAAATTTACTGTCTATCCTTTCTTCATGATGAAAATGCATATTAGAGTTAAAAAGTGGCTAAAGGTTAATTAGGTAACCTCTAAtctcaaaaagctaaaaaaaagaactacaaatcAAATCCAAAAAGAAGCTGACaggatgagaaaataaatataagagcagaaaataataaaatcataaacaaatttgcaatggagaaaataaagccaaaaattcATTCTTTGAAATAATTAATGTATAAGTCCTTAGTAAcactgatataaaaatgaaataaaacacaaattatcAACatcaggagagaaaagggaactgcACTATATATCCTACAgtcatttaaaagataattttatcttttaaaagataaagtcaTTTAAAAGATAATTGCCTTGTTACACTATAAACAGGGCAATTGCATGAAATGAACAAAtgccttaaaaaaacaaataaattaccaaaactgacacaagaaagaataaaaggcataAGTGTCTGCTGTCTTTCCAAaaattgaatctataaatattttttgagtttatAGTTTAAAACATTCCTAGATTGAAAACTCCAGGGTCAAATAGCTTAACTGGTGAATATTTTCAACATAAAAGAGAATAACACCAACCGTAACAAACTTCCAAAGATAGAAAAAGGGTAAAAatgtttcaatttattttatgagaCTAGTATAAAGCAAtaccaaaaaataacaaatacatcacaagaaagaaaactcattATCCAATCTCTCTTATGATCATTGTTGCAGATCTCcccaaaaatatattaccaaattTAATGCGGCaacataaaaaagataatacatcacaATAAAGTTGTGTTTATTATTAGAATGCAAGCATTTAATAAGTTAACAGTGTAAATACTTCatcttattaataaaattaaccaaAGGAAAAGGATATGATTAACTCAATAGgtacagaaaaaacatttggtaaatattaatactcaattaaaataagaaataaagcccatattaaactagaaatagaaTAGTCATTATTAATGTGATAAATATTATcttcaagaaaagaagaaagaacctaAAGTAAATGTACTGGATGGCAAGATAGTAACTTGCTCCCTGACATAGCAAGTGAAACATTTCTAATAACCATTACCCTGGTGATCATAGCCACCAAAATAGATCAAGAGTAATAAACAAAAGACCAAAATatcagaaaacaatcaataaaactGTCACTATCTGCAGACCACATGATTATGTAGGTagcaaatccaaaaaaaaaatcaaaggcaaaTTGAAATAAGCAAATTCACAAAAACTCACTGGATTTCTCTATACAAGCAACTAGAAAATAATTGacaagactatttttaaaaatcaaatatgtagtaataaatctaataaaaatgtgTAGAAAAACATTTCTTAGAGAAATTAAGGGAGACCTAAGTAAGTGGAGGATGTTCCATGTTTAGGAGTTGGATAATTCAACATCAAAAAGATGTAAAGTTGatttatagattcagtgcaattctaGTAAAAATtccagcattttttctttttctacagaaATTGACAACTTGGTTCTAAAATTACATGGATGACTTCTCAGAAATTAAGACTTACTGTAAAGCTACAATAATTAAGCAGGCATGAAATTAGcacaagaataaataacttaattaatTGATCAGAATAAAACCCAGAATAGAACCATGAATATACAGTTACCAGATTTATGACAAGTGGATCCCATGGTGCAATGGGGAAAGGATGGCCTTGTCAACAAATTCTCTAGATCATGTGGACATATACAGAGGAAAATATGTTTTGACTCCTACCTCACATgaaacacaaaaatcaattgcAGATGCACTGTAAATTTAAATGGCACAggtaaaacaatataattttcagaatCAAATGCAGAAAAATATCACTTTGAAATAAACAGATTTCTTAAACAGGACCAAAAGCACTTaccatatagaaaaaaaatattaagccaGACTACATTAAAAGGAAGAATTTAagagatatattaaaagaaataaagaactatAAATTAACAAATAGAAGGTACTCAATAGACTAATGGGCAATAGATTTAAAAAGACACTTCACTATAAAGATTATCTACATAGCCATTAATCAGGTGAGAcaatactcaacatcattagtcacccAGGAATTGCAAAGTAAGAGCACCCTGTACACCACCACACACCCACCAGAGTGGCTTAAGTGAAAATTCCCTAGCGTGGGCAACGGTGACAGAAATTCCTTCTGCTGCTAACAGGAGAGCAAATCTGCACAATCCCTCGAGATAACGTCTAGCGGTGTCCCCTACAGGTGACGTATGCTTACCACCTTTCCAACAATTCTATTCCTCTCTCCCCACATACTTATATGCACACATGTTTGTTTAAGAAAAGTCatgaacaaaagtttttaaaacacttATCAAAGTAGGCAAAAATAAGGAATTACCCAAATTTCAATCAacagtttaataataaaaatactgctgTGTGTTCATTTAGAGGCTACCTTTATGGGGACCCAGACACGAAGGAGACTTTAAGCCATTATCAGTCTTCACTGTTCCTGCCTCCACCGCTTCTCCTGACCAACCTACCACCTGCTTGTCCCTGGGTCCATACCTCCCTCCGCCCTGGAGCAGAAGCCCATCATCTCTCCCCTTCATTCCTGCACCAGCCCCTCCCAGGTCTCCTGCCCCTGGACTCTTCTCTGTCAATGCATTCTCCATAAGGAGAATTGTTCAAAATGCAACAAGTGGTTCTTCAAAACACAGCACTGGTTCTGCCTGTCCCCTGCTTTACACCATTGAAGGGGTCCCAAAGCCCCATCACTCTAGATTTAAAAAGACACTTCAGCAAAGAGGCTATCTAAATCGACATGACAAGTGAAacaatgctcagcatcactaggGCTGTGAGGAAATGTCTGCCATTGAGAAGGATTACAGGGAGGTCGATCGGGATTCTGTAAAAGGAGAGGATGTGCAAGAAGGAGAGGAATACTAGTTACTGTTCCAGGATGTCAGACCTGATGATGACTGTCTTTTTCATGTATACCAGCAAGATTTTCTCACCCTATGTCATAGTTAAAGGCATTGAGCAGAGTCTCAAAGACTTTTCTAAATGATCAGCCCCTGCAGACTTCTTCAGCCTCAGCACCCAGCTCTCTCCCCAAAGCATGTCTCCCATGCGAACACATTCTCCAGACAAGTATGCCCAGTGTCCTGTATGTGCCATCTTTGCTACACCATCAGGCCTTTGCTTAGGTCTGCAGCAGGAAAGAGAACCACCACCTGCATCCCCTCtgcccagaggtggattaaggtcggttgaggccccaggctaAGAAGAATACACTGGGcctcttacatttaaaaaaggtataaagttggggttttgcggagcctttcagaagtcagggcccagggtgcactTGTTatgcccgccattaaatctgcctctgcctctgccctcaCACACTCCATCCTATGTCTTACCCTTACTCCCACATCAGGACTCAGCGCAGGTGTCACCCCTGACCGACCCCACCTTCTCCCACTCCCTAACCTCAGTGAGATGCTCCTCTATTTCTAACAGGCTCCTCCGCTTACTGGCAGGTTTCAATCGTAGTCATCCTAGAGGGTTCTGATATAAAGTTCCAGATCTAATATCTCAGGAAACCTTATCCCTTTTCTCTTAACTTAATTTCCCACCAATTGCATTGCAATATCTGTACTAAAGTATGGTATATGTCTGTGTTATAACCtctctttttaataataataataactaatgttTCATGAGACatctctatgtgccaggcattgtgttagCTCAACCTCATAACTGTCATTGAGTTATTAAGTACATAAGAAAACAGGCACAAAGAGTAAGTGATTGTTTCCAAATTACACGGCTGGGAGGTGGACCAGGGGTGTGACACAGGCAGTCTCGCTTCACAGACAACTCTTAGTCACTATCTTCACTGGCTTCCAGCACACAGGGCCTAAGTGGGGAGGGTGAAGAATGCCAATTTTCCTGTCTGCACATACGTTTGAGCTTCTTGTCATTTGGCACTAAATACGATAAATTCGTGGCCTCGAGAATGCAGTCTTGGGACAACACAGTATCAGACCCTTCTACAACTAGTGACAGACACACTGTTTCTCATGATAAGGTTTCCTCCATCTGCTCCCATCACTTAGATGTGAGACACCATCGGTGGCACTGGGAGCAGAGGAAattgatggaaagagacttggtaAATTATCACCATTCTGGAGTTAGTAAATTTTTGTCAAAGTCTCCCTCTAAGCCAAGTTATTTCTACCCAACAAGGacttctttagtaaaataaataaataaataagtaaataaagtcttCCAAGATTCTCTCTGATGACCAGATCCTGCCCACAACCCCGCCCAGAGATCACCTCACCCCTCAGGTATCACAGAAACAGTCACAACAATGTCACTGAAAGGCTGTCAGTAAAGCTTAAGGAAACGGACTGAACAGGAAGCCCCAGGGCAGGTGACCCAGTCAGCCAGTATTTCAGGCAACCCAGTCTCCATAAGTCTTACATTTCTGAGAGATTAGAATAGGAGCTGTCTGCCTTTCCTCCATGACACAGCTCCCTTCACTCAGCCAGGCCAGCACAGGATCCTGAAGGCTTTGCCTGTTGGGTCCTGGGTCCAGACAGCAGGAGCGTCCACCATCTCAACTCTTCCGTGTGACCAGGCTGTGAGGCTTTAATGGTCCTGCCCTCTCACCAGGCTTTCCTGGGAGAACTGGGGAAGCGCCATCCCTGTCCCCTGACACCACTGTCCTGTCTCTGGAGGTGATGCCAGCATGGACTTCTCTGAATGTTGTCAACAAGAACCCTACAAGGAACAGGCCCTTAGGGACACTGCAGGAACAAACACCATCCAGGTGGTGGCCTGTTTATTCCCTCTCCAGCCTTGTAGAGTACGCACACTGCCCAGGGGAGAAGGCTTGGTACCTGGTCATCTGGTAGAAATGCTGAGAACCCACAACTTCATTCTGATTCGCCTCTTATCTCTCAAATTCCTGTGCCCGAATTGTCGATTTGAGTCACACATCCATTCCTTACTGGGCAAGTCAGAATCCTTCTTCATCCCCCATCAGAAAATACTTTGAACAGGATGCTCAGCCTCTCTGAGATATTTAAGAGTTGAGCATGGAGCACCTCCTCGATTACAGGTCTTAGACTTGTGTAGTCCTCCAGTTCACTGGGAACTACCTGTGTCACGTGGAAGAACTGCTCAGGACAGAAACTGTTGtcaaaagaaagtgagagagggagtCAAGGGAGACTCAGCTCCTGAGTCCATGCTCCCAGAGCGTTTATGGACCAGAGAAGAAAGGtgacaggattacaagggagggagatcagaTGATAAGGGAAATATCAAGCACAAAGGGAGAGCAATCTATAAACCTCTAAGCTAGTTTTCCTAAAGctcattcacatgcattcctttctgTTTGCACAAAGCTCACTgcctcacacagcttcttggtgctTGCATCCTCCAAGAAACCTATTCatcaccattctcactcagggctttttaactaaagttcctaaATCCAGGttatagagcagtgtttcccaatgtggggcccacaccccacaggggggcaattcgatagttaaggggggcaatttgaaaatggactcgacacgactttaactcttttaccccgggccatttaaatgcaatgctagatatctgtgccaaatttaacaaaaaatgcaattcttaaataactgcggtaaataattattaagtataatttcgttagacgagaccaaaatatcaactgggtgattggcgtcgtcaagtaaactttgtcctggattcaccgcggagcgtgccgtctgccgcagggaaccccggacgttttaaaaactcgctaaacaacgcagttattctcacctaattggcctatcgcaacttctgtagtgtttcacatcattcagttggtgttgatttgaaataagtgtcagtcaaaactgttgtaaaagctcgttgatttaataaatatacatatatatattgtatagatataagtggtaagtatttgattttatttttatcaatattaaactctttattaagtacttcttgcatcggggctagaaagcaataatattttataaatattattggggctataatagtgcatgcacgacaattttaattttagagcataactttccagaaaattttgtcaagtggaaaaaatatagataccttttgatttgcggtggtagtatagtaaatgtgttatatacatttaaataaatatgaatttttagtatacgtttaccctatgtcacattgaatatattttaacacatattttaatattagtttttaattgatcttatttttattatagcccatagtaaaatgagtggtgcaagcaagaaaaaaactcgtcaatattcggaggaatatttaaaatttgggttcatacccgctgttcacaatgagcggattcctttttgtcttttatgccagcaatgcttgaccaacgaatcaatgaaacgaggtcgtcttgaggcttatttgaaggcaaaacatagtgctcatattaattcagatttgagttactttaaaactttaaagaaaaattttgaaaaaagaacattaaagtctctactgctcatacttcaactaataatcatgttcttgaggc
The Saccopteryx bilineata isolate mSacBil1 chromosome 3, mSacBil1_pri_phased_curated, whole genome shotgun sequence DNA segment above includes these coding regions:
- the LOC136329095 gene encoding olfactory receptor 2A12-like; the encoded protein is MWMPPVENQTWVSEFILLGFSRDPTSNRILFIVFLLLYLSSVLGNGLIVTLICLDMRLHTPMYFFLCILSLLDTGYVTTTVPQMLVHLLAHSQTISFAGCWLQMYMFSTMSLTECILFVVMAYDRYIAICYPLRYTVILNWSLCTRLASATGACGFFLSLIHTSLTMQLPYCGPNMVNHYFCEGPSVRSLACVDTHLIEIVDLVISVFLAVAPLSLISASYVRIAQAILKIKSTKGRCKAFSTCASHLTVVSLFYAPATYIYMRPNSNYSPERDKQISLFYNVFTALLNPVVYSLRNKDIKGAFLKVMGWSSVAQ